From the Piliocolobus tephrosceles isolate RC106 unplaced genomic scaffold, ASM277652v3 unscaffolded_35877, whole genome shotgun sequence genome, the window GCCTGGcacatcattttttttcccttcaacttttaagttcaggggtacatgtgcaggatgtgaggttacacaggtaaatgtggtACACAATATTCCTAATAAGGAAtgctagatgaatgaatgaacaccaCTACCTTAGGTCAGTGACCACTTGTCTTTTTTCTTGGACCTCTGAAATGGCCTCCTCACTGGTGACCCAGTCTTCAGTCTACTCAGACCCACCCTCTACACAGCTGCCAGCAAGTGGATTTTAGGAGGAAATCTAAATGCATCTCTCCCTGCACCCACTATTCCACAGACCCTCTGTCACTAGAGGTGACCTACGCTCCTTGCTACAGCAGGCAGAGCCCTCCTCACCAGCCTCACAACACCTGCCTCCAAACCTCAAAGGCCTTTATCGCCTCAGACACCTTCCTGTTTCTTATCTCTACTCCCCACCACCCCACTAACTTTGATCTAAAATGCCTTGGCTGACTTCCATTTATCCTTCAAGTCTCATCTCCAATATAAACCCTAGCAAGAGGCCATAGCTCACCCCGGATTAGGTACTCCTCCTCTGAGAAACCCAAAGCCCCTGTATATGCGTCTTTTGTTGCATTTCCGAAATGGCTGAGACAGTGTTTATATGCATTTCTCAGCAGTTTCCAAGCTTCTGGAGTGCAAACTgaattttaattcactttttaatttccaGAAGACAGCACAGCATCCAGCACATAATTACTTACTAAATGCAGGATATATGACACACGGAtacacagagtgaaactccaagtCACTTTTCAAAACCACAAGTTTCTCTTCCCTGTGGTGTAGCTTTACAAACCTGAATTCCCTGTAGATACTATTAAAGGCGAGTGACGCTCCCAGCCTCTTGAAAGCATTGGGGTGAAGCGCAAGGCTGTAAAGTCGCTTGAAAAGCGATTTGGTGTTTACTGGACTCTTCTCCTGCTGCTGTGGTGTTATTTGCTTAATGGACCATTTAAGGAATTCTCGAATACACCGACCACAAAAATCTCTTAAAGTACTGTCAACAGGGTCCACAATTCCatcctgaaacaaaacaaagagaccTTGAGTTTACTAATTTTTATAACCACTAACAACTGAACACCCTTGGTCTATCTCTAAGCCTAACTAACGTaggttaaaaattaatttacagcactagtcaagaaaaaaataaacattagtaaAACCAATCTCCATAGTGTATCCAGAATCTAGGCTTATATAACTATTTCCTCTGACATAacgaaaacattttcttttaaacaaattaataaactgaAAAGCCATGAAGggagagaaaattttaattataacaaaacaatctttcccttccctgaaaaaaaacaaaatggctaTATCCTAAGAATTTCAGAGGAATTCTGATTGTTGATTTTACCCCATAACAGCATTTGAGACACTTTGCATATTGAACTTAAAGAGAATAAGACCCTTGGAAGTTCCAAAAAAACTGTACTGCTCCATAAAGGAAAATCCTATGGAGACATGAAGAGTAGCCCCCAAAAAGGCCCTGCCGAAAACAGCTATGGACATTTGACCAACGACCACACAGAGATGTATTCTACTTTATGCTTTGTTTCCTTCTAGTCATGACACTCTCTCAGATCTATAAAGGAAAAGTTTAACTTGAAAATGTACACTCAACACTGAAATAAAAGAGTTCTGCCTAACACTTCCAGTTATCTGCTATACACAAATCCTTTCTTGCAGAGGTAATTAGAATCCAAAAAGGTAACACAAGCCACGGGAATGGGAGGAGAGGGTGCTTCCTGCTTCTAAGAGCAGAGGTCACCGGCGCCATATGGTGATGCAGGGAACAGCAGCTCTCACCAGGAAACCCACGGCCCTCCTTCACTTGAGTACTGTGCTACTGAGTTCACGCTGcttctttaccttttctttcctCAACTATCTCGTTTTACTTATCAGATTTCTTTCTGAAGCTCTTACTTAATCTACCTTCAAGGatcaaaagggagaaaagaaacagaaaacaactaaaataaaaactttttaacagAAACATGATAATGAAACCATCTGAATGCAAATAAGccataaattaattttaactaaCTGTATTTATTATAGGTAGGATTCACTGGTAGACACTGCAGGGAATTAAACTACAGGTTTAATTATGTCACCACCTTAACGAATGTTCACTCACTCTCCCCTGCCCCTAACATGACTACAAAGAAAGGTCACACTCAGAG encodes:
- the LOC113222877 gene encoding DNA-dependent protein kinase catalytic subunit-like, producing the protein MQLIHWFTNNKKFESQDTVALLEAILDGIVDPVDSTLRDFCGRCIREFLKWSIKQITPQQQEKSPVNTKSLFKRLYSLALHPNAFKRLGASLAFNSIYREF